From Corvus moneduloides isolate bCorMon1 chromosome 4, bCorMon1.pri, whole genome shotgun sequence, one genomic window encodes:
- the CEP83 gene encoding centrosomal protein of 83 kDa isoform X1, with protein MDGLGSLLPPVGENGDAANSQEILKLLMDEKMRSEYHKANYQTVRAEHLRLQEDYTKSQDELKRLLVEKQTVHDKFQQLISEYQDQLLGKTQELEQVRMQVLTPQKLELLKAKIYEELESPMRERYQKLENEVEKYRTLYNKLRYEHTFLKSEFEHQKEEHAHILEEKKIKYEAEIARLDKDKEELHNQLLSIDPTRDSKRVEALSREKAQLCQKLKALEAEVEELRAERHNCGVQAENVQRVQARQLAEMQTMMRSLETEKKSAELQVDRIEKELRMSHEQNILLTSKLHKSEREVNSLAAKVEELKHSHKLEVTNIKLEAARTKSEIERERNKIQSEMDGLLSDKEILNAAVERHKVLLVEKDRELIRKVQAAREEVFDNIAALQNEKLELENRLADLEKMKLEQDSWRQSEKDQYEEKLRAVQMAEESSKKELQRLRLKIQQQAMQTEELEEKKCENANLKQQVHDMQLQLATLSQSENDLLESNQKLKEVMERSKLECQHARAQAEKAQLETEKTLEYQRMEWLQEKHMLTQHMAEYEEKYKQMKNKLCRAAVAQKKRKTLNDNKQRRMREKIELLEAKMEELEKENQVLNRQNVSSEEYARLQKRLKDLQRRHNEFRSIILNPNIPSLNPVSIMPSSALPPGPEASFSLLQEEQHQRELALLGKRLEELETRQRKQLEDLGPSRERVMGYRDLARNKITGEDEAQSEDSK; from the exons ATGGATGGTTTGGGCAGTCTCCTTCCTCCTGTTGGTGAAAATGGTGATGCAGCTAATTCACAAGAAATACTAAAACTCTTGATGGATGAAAAAATGCGAAGTGAATACCATAAAGCAAATTATCAAACTGTAAGGGCAGAACATCTAAG ATTACAAGAGGATTATACCAAATCACAAGATGAACTGAAACGGTTGTTGGTTGAAAAACAGACTGTACATGACAAATTTCAGCAGCTTATTAGTGAATATCAAGATCAGTTGCTGGGTAAAACACAAGAGCTGGAACAAGTGAGGATGCAG gTGCTAACTCCTCAAAAATTAGAActgttaaaagcaaaaatatacgAGGAATTGGAGTCTCCTATGAGGGAGCGTTATCAGAAGCTAGAAAAT GAAgtagaaaaatacagaacactATATAACAAACTTCGTTATGAACATACCTTTCTGAAATCAGAATTTGAACATCAAAAGGAAGAACATGCACATATtttagaagagaagaaaataaaatatgaggCTGAG ATTGCAAGACTGGATAAAGATAAGGAAGAACTCCATAATCAGCTGCTTAGCATTGATCCCACAAGGGACAGTAAACGTGTGGAGGCACTTTCTAGAGAAAAGGCACAACTGTGTCAGAAATTAAAAGCCTTAGAAGCAGAAGTAGAAGAACTAAGAGCAGAAAGACACAACTGTGGTGTGCAAGCAGAAAATGTTCAGAGAGTACAAGCACGACAGTTAGCTGAGATGCAGACCATGATGCGGTCTCTAGAG acagaaaagaagTCTGCGGAACTACAGGTTGATCGAATTGAGAAAGAACTGCGGATGAGTCATGAGCAAAACATTCTCTTAACTAGCAAACTTCACAAATCTGAACGAGAAGTCAATTCTTTAGCTGCTAAA GTAGAAGAACTTAAACATTCACATAAGTTGGAAGTAACAAATATCAAACTGGAGGCAGCAAGAACAAAGAGTGAGatagaaagagagagaaacaagatTCAAAGTGAAATGGATG GACTGCTGTCCGACAAGGAAATTCTTAATGCAGCTGTTGAACGTCATAAAGTGCTTTTGGTAGAAAAGGATCGGGAGCTAATTCGGAAAGTGCAAGCTGCCAGAGAGGAAGTTTTTGACAATATTGCAGCCTTACAGAATGAAAA GTTAGAACTCGAGAACAGATTAGCTGATCTAGAGAAGATGAAACTGGAACAAGATTCTTGGAGACAATCTGAAAAAGATCAGTATGAAGAGAAACTACGTGCTGTGCAGATGGCAGAAGAATCTAGCAAAAAGGAACTTCAGCGTTTGCG attaaaaattCAACAGCAAGCTATGCAGacagaggagctggaagaaaagaaatgtgaaaatgctAATCTGAAACAG cAAGTACATGATATGCAACTCCAGCTTGCCACACTTTCTCAATCAGAAAATGATTTGCTGGAGTCTAATCAGAAGCTGAAGGAAGTAATGGAGAGATCGAAACTAGAATGTCAACATGCAAGGGCTCAGGCAGAGAAAGCTCAACTGGAAacagagaa GACTTTAGAATACCAACGTATGGAATGGCTGCAGGAGAAGCATATGCTTACTCAGCACATGGCAGAGTATGAAGAGAAATACAAGCAAATGAAGAACAAGCTGTGTCGAGCTGCTGTTGCTCAGAAAAAG AGAAAGACTCTCAATGACAATAAACAAAGGAGGATGCGTGAAAAAATAGAACTTTTGGAAGCCAAGATGGAAgaactagaaaaagaaaatcaagtgtTAAATAG ACAGAATGTTTCTTCTGAAGAATATGCTCGCCTCCAGAAGAGACTAAAGGACTTGCAACGTCGGCACAATGAATTCCGGAGTATAATTCTGAATCCTAACATACCGTCACTCAATCCAGTCAGTATAATGCCATCGTCTGCCTTGCCTCCTGGGCCTGAAGCATCCTTCTCCCTTCTTCAG gaGGAGCAGCATCAAAGAGAGCTTGCCCTGCTTGGCAAGCGGTTGGAAGAACTAGAAACCagacaaagaaaacagctgGAAGATCTTGGACCATCTAGAGAGCGGGTAATGGGGTACAGGGACTTGGCAAGAAATAAGATCACTGGAGAAGATGAAGCACAAAGCGAGGACTCCAAATAA
- the CEP83 gene encoding centrosomal protein of 83 kDa isoform X2, translating to MDGLGSLLPPVGENGDAANSQEILKLLMDEKMRSEYHKANYQTVRAEHLRLQEDYTKSQDELKRLLVEKQTVHDKFQQLISEYQDQLLGKTQELEQVRMQVLTPQKLELLKAKIYEELESPMRERYQKLENEVEKYRTLYNKLRYEHTFLKSEFEHQKEEHAHILEEKKIKYEAEIARLDKDKEELHNQLLSIDPTRDSKRVEALSREKAQLCQKLKALEAEVEELRAERHNCGVQAENVQRVQARQLAEMQTMMRSLETEKKSAELQVDRIEKELRMSHEQNILLTSKLHKSEREVNSLAAKVEELKHSHKLEVTNIKLEAARTKSEIERERNKIQSEMDGLLSDKEILNAAVERHKVLLVEKDRELIRKVQAAREEVFDNIAALQNEKLELENRLADLEKMKLEQDSWRQSEKDQYEEKLRAVQMAEESSKKELQRLRLKIQQQAMQTEELEEKKCENANLKQQVHDMQLQLATLSQSENDLLESNQKLKEVMERSKLECQHARAQAEKAQLETEKTLEYQRMEWLQEKHMLTQHMAEYEEKYKQMKNKLCRAAVAQKKRKTLNDNKQRRMREKIELLEAKMEELEKENQVLNRQNVSSEEYARLQKRLKDLQRRHNEFRSIILNPNIPSLNPVSIMPSSALPPGPEASFSLLQVVI from the exons ATGGATGGTTTGGGCAGTCTCCTTCCTCCTGTTGGTGAAAATGGTGATGCAGCTAATTCACAAGAAATACTAAAACTCTTGATGGATGAAAAAATGCGAAGTGAATACCATAAAGCAAATTATCAAACTGTAAGGGCAGAACATCTAAG ATTACAAGAGGATTATACCAAATCACAAGATGAACTGAAACGGTTGTTGGTTGAAAAACAGACTGTACATGACAAATTTCAGCAGCTTATTAGTGAATATCAAGATCAGTTGCTGGGTAAAACACAAGAGCTGGAACAAGTGAGGATGCAG gTGCTAACTCCTCAAAAATTAGAActgttaaaagcaaaaatatacgAGGAATTGGAGTCTCCTATGAGGGAGCGTTATCAGAAGCTAGAAAAT GAAgtagaaaaatacagaacactATATAACAAACTTCGTTATGAACATACCTTTCTGAAATCAGAATTTGAACATCAAAAGGAAGAACATGCACATATtttagaagagaagaaaataaaatatgaggCTGAG ATTGCAAGACTGGATAAAGATAAGGAAGAACTCCATAATCAGCTGCTTAGCATTGATCCCACAAGGGACAGTAAACGTGTGGAGGCACTTTCTAGAGAAAAGGCACAACTGTGTCAGAAATTAAAAGCCTTAGAAGCAGAAGTAGAAGAACTAAGAGCAGAAAGACACAACTGTGGTGTGCAAGCAGAAAATGTTCAGAGAGTACAAGCACGACAGTTAGCTGAGATGCAGACCATGATGCGGTCTCTAGAG acagaaaagaagTCTGCGGAACTACAGGTTGATCGAATTGAGAAAGAACTGCGGATGAGTCATGAGCAAAACATTCTCTTAACTAGCAAACTTCACAAATCTGAACGAGAAGTCAATTCTTTAGCTGCTAAA GTAGAAGAACTTAAACATTCACATAAGTTGGAAGTAACAAATATCAAACTGGAGGCAGCAAGAACAAAGAGTGAGatagaaagagagagaaacaagatTCAAAGTGAAATGGATG GACTGCTGTCCGACAAGGAAATTCTTAATGCAGCTGTTGAACGTCATAAAGTGCTTTTGGTAGAAAAGGATCGGGAGCTAATTCGGAAAGTGCAAGCTGCCAGAGAGGAAGTTTTTGACAATATTGCAGCCTTACAGAATGAAAA GTTAGAACTCGAGAACAGATTAGCTGATCTAGAGAAGATGAAACTGGAACAAGATTCTTGGAGACAATCTGAAAAAGATCAGTATGAAGAGAAACTACGTGCTGTGCAGATGGCAGAAGAATCTAGCAAAAAGGAACTTCAGCGTTTGCG attaaaaattCAACAGCAAGCTATGCAGacagaggagctggaagaaaagaaatgtgaaaatgctAATCTGAAACAG cAAGTACATGATATGCAACTCCAGCTTGCCACACTTTCTCAATCAGAAAATGATTTGCTGGAGTCTAATCAGAAGCTGAAGGAAGTAATGGAGAGATCGAAACTAGAATGTCAACATGCAAGGGCTCAGGCAGAGAAAGCTCAACTGGAAacagagaa GACTTTAGAATACCAACGTATGGAATGGCTGCAGGAGAAGCATATGCTTACTCAGCACATGGCAGAGTATGAAGAGAAATACAAGCAAATGAAGAACAAGCTGTGTCGAGCTGCTGTTGCTCAGAAAAAG AGAAAGACTCTCAATGACAATAAACAAAGGAGGATGCGTGAAAAAATAGAACTTTTGGAAGCCAAGATGGAAgaactagaaaaagaaaatcaagtgtTAAATAG ACAGAATGTTTCTTCTGAAGAATATGCTCGCCTCCAGAAGAGACTAAAGGACTTGCAACGTCGGCACAATGAATTCCGGAGTATAATTCTGAATCCTAACATACCGTCACTCAATCCAGTCAGTATAATGCCATCGTCTGCCTTGCCTCCTGGGCCTGAAGCATCCTTCTCCCTTCTTCAGGTGGTGATATAA
- the CEP83 gene encoding centrosomal protein of 83 kDa isoform X4 yields the protein MDGLGSLLPPVGENGDAANSQEILKLLMDEKMRSEYHKANYQTVRAEHLRLQEDYTKSQDELKRLLVEKQTVHDKFQQLISEYQDQLLGKTQELEQVRMQVLTPQKLELLKAKIYEELESPMRERYQKLENEVEKYRTLYNKLRYEHTFLKSEFEHQKEEHAHILEEKKIKYEAEIARLDKDKEELHNQLLSIDPTRDSKRVEALSREKAQLCQKLKALEAEVEELRAERHNCGVQAENVQRVQARQLAEMQTMMRSLETEKKSAELQVDRIEKELRMSHEQNILLTSKLHKSEREVNSLAAKVEELKHSHKLEVTNIKLEAARTKSEIERERNKIQSEMDGLLSDKEILNAAVERHKVLLVEKDRELIRKVQAAREEVFDNIAALQNEKLELENRLADLEKMKLEQDSWRQSEKDQYEEKLRAVQMAEESSKKELQRLRLKIQQQAMQTEELEEKKCENANLKQQVHDMQLQLATLSQSENDLLESNQKLKEVMERSKLECQHARAQAEKAQLETEKTLEYQRMEWLQEKHMLTQHMAEYEEKYKQMKNKLCRAAVAQKKDLIYQGII from the exons ATGGATGGTTTGGGCAGTCTCCTTCCTCCTGTTGGTGAAAATGGTGATGCAGCTAATTCACAAGAAATACTAAAACTCTTGATGGATGAAAAAATGCGAAGTGAATACCATAAAGCAAATTATCAAACTGTAAGGGCAGAACATCTAAG ATTACAAGAGGATTATACCAAATCACAAGATGAACTGAAACGGTTGTTGGTTGAAAAACAGACTGTACATGACAAATTTCAGCAGCTTATTAGTGAATATCAAGATCAGTTGCTGGGTAAAACACAAGAGCTGGAACAAGTGAGGATGCAG gTGCTAACTCCTCAAAAATTAGAActgttaaaagcaaaaatatacgAGGAATTGGAGTCTCCTATGAGGGAGCGTTATCAGAAGCTAGAAAAT GAAgtagaaaaatacagaacactATATAACAAACTTCGTTATGAACATACCTTTCTGAAATCAGAATTTGAACATCAAAAGGAAGAACATGCACATATtttagaagagaagaaaataaaatatgaggCTGAG ATTGCAAGACTGGATAAAGATAAGGAAGAACTCCATAATCAGCTGCTTAGCATTGATCCCACAAGGGACAGTAAACGTGTGGAGGCACTTTCTAGAGAAAAGGCACAACTGTGTCAGAAATTAAAAGCCTTAGAAGCAGAAGTAGAAGAACTAAGAGCAGAAAGACACAACTGTGGTGTGCAAGCAGAAAATGTTCAGAGAGTACAAGCACGACAGTTAGCTGAGATGCAGACCATGATGCGGTCTCTAGAG acagaaaagaagTCTGCGGAACTACAGGTTGATCGAATTGAGAAAGAACTGCGGATGAGTCATGAGCAAAACATTCTCTTAACTAGCAAACTTCACAAATCTGAACGAGAAGTCAATTCTTTAGCTGCTAAA GTAGAAGAACTTAAACATTCACATAAGTTGGAAGTAACAAATATCAAACTGGAGGCAGCAAGAACAAAGAGTGAGatagaaagagagagaaacaagatTCAAAGTGAAATGGATG GACTGCTGTCCGACAAGGAAATTCTTAATGCAGCTGTTGAACGTCATAAAGTGCTTTTGGTAGAAAAGGATCGGGAGCTAATTCGGAAAGTGCAAGCTGCCAGAGAGGAAGTTTTTGACAATATTGCAGCCTTACAGAATGAAAA GTTAGAACTCGAGAACAGATTAGCTGATCTAGAGAAGATGAAACTGGAACAAGATTCTTGGAGACAATCTGAAAAAGATCAGTATGAAGAGAAACTACGTGCTGTGCAGATGGCAGAAGAATCTAGCAAAAAGGAACTTCAGCGTTTGCG attaaaaattCAACAGCAAGCTATGCAGacagaggagctggaagaaaagaaatgtgaaaatgctAATCTGAAACAG cAAGTACATGATATGCAACTCCAGCTTGCCACACTTTCTCAATCAGAAAATGATTTGCTGGAGTCTAATCAGAAGCTGAAGGAAGTAATGGAGAGATCGAAACTAGAATGTCAACATGCAAGGGCTCAGGCAGAGAAAGCTCAACTGGAAacagagaa GACTTTAGAATACCAACGTATGGAATGGCTGCAGGAGAAGCATATGCTTACTCAGCACATGGCAGAGTATGAAGAGAAATACAAGCAAATGAAGAACAAGCTGTGTCGAGCTGCTGTTGCTCAGAAAAAG GATCTAATCTATCAAGGTATTATTTAG
- the CEP83 gene encoding centrosomal protein of 83 kDa isoform X3: MDGLGSLLPPVGENGDAANSQEILKLLMDEKMRSEYHKANYQTVRAEHLRLQEDYTKSQDELKRLLVEKQTVHDKFQQLISEYQDQLLGKTQELEQVRMQVLTPQKLELLKAKIYEELESPMRERYQKLENEVEKYRTLYNKLRYEHTFLKSEFEHQKEEHAHILEEKKIKYEAEIARLDKDKEELHNQLLSIDPTRDSKRVEALSREKAQLCQKLKALEAEVEELRAERHNCGVQAENVQRVQARQLAEMQTMMRSLETEKKSAELQVDRIEKELRMSHEQNILLTSKLHKSEREVNSLAAKVEELKHSHKLEVTNIKLEAARTKSEIERERNKIQSEMDGLLSDKEILNAAVERHKVLLVEKDRELIRKVQAAREEVFDNIAALQNEKLELENRLADLEKMKLEQDSWRQSEKDQYEEKLRAVQMAEESSKKELQRLRLKIQQQAMQTEELEEKKCENANLKQQVHDMQLQLATLSQSENDLLESNQKLKEVMERSKLECQHARAQAEKAQLETEKTLEYQRMEWLQEKHMLTQHMAEYEEKYKQMKNKLCRAAVAQKKRKTLNDNKQRRMREKIELLEAKMEELEKENQVLNRMFLLKNMLASRRD, translated from the exons ATGGATGGTTTGGGCAGTCTCCTTCCTCCTGTTGGTGAAAATGGTGATGCAGCTAATTCACAAGAAATACTAAAACTCTTGATGGATGAAAAAATGCGAAGTGAATACCATAAAGCAAATTATCAAACTGTAAGGGCAGAACATCTAAG ATTACAAGAGGATTATACCAAATCACAAGATGAACTGAAACGGTTGTTGGTTGAAAAACAGACTGTACATGACAAATTTCAGCAGCTTATTAGTGAATATCAAGATCAGTTGCTGGGTAAAACACAAGAGCTGGAACAAGTGAGGATGCAG gTGCTAACTCCTCAAAAATTAGAActgttaaaagcaaaaatatacgAGGAATTGGAGTCTCCTATGAGGGAGCGTTATCAGAAGCTAGAAAAT GAAgtagaaaaatacagaacactATATAACAAACTTCGTTATGAACATACCTTTCTGAAATCAGAATTTGAACATCAAAAGGAAGAACATGCACATATtttagaagagaagaaaataaaatatgaggCTGAG ATTGCAAGACTGGATAAAGATAAGGAAGAACTCCATAATCAGCTGCTTAGCATTGATCCCACAAGGGACAGTAAACGTGTGGAGGCACTTTCTAGAGAAAAGGCACAACTGTGTCAGAAATTAAAAGCCTTAGAAGCAGAAGTAGAAGAACTAAGAGCAGAAAGACACAACTGTGGTGTGCAAGCAGAAAATGTTCAGAGAGTACAAGCACGACAGTTAGCTGAGATGCAGACCATGATGCGGTCTCTAGAG acagaaaagaagTCTGCGGAACTACAGGTTGATCGAATTGAGAAAGAACTGCGGATGAGTCATGAGCAAAACATTCTCTTAACTAGCAAACTTCACAAATCTGAACGAGAAGTCAATTCTTTAGCTGCTAAA GTAGAAGAACTTAAACATTCACATAAGTTGGAAGTAACAAATATCAAACTGGAGGCAGCAAGAACAAAGAGTGAGatagaaagagagagaaacaagatTCAAAGTGAAATGGATG GACTGCTGTCCGACAAGGAAATTCTTAATGCAGCTGTTGAACGTCATAAAGTGCTTTTGGTAGAAAAGGATCGGGAGCTAATTCGGAAAGTGCAAGCTGCCAGAGAGGAAGTTTTTGACAATATTGCAGCCTTACAGAATGAAAA GTTAGAACTCGAGAACAGATTAGCTGATCTAGAGAAGATGAAACTGGAACAAGATTCTTGGAGACAATCTGAAAAAGATCAGTATGAAGAGAAACTACGTGCTGTGCAGATGGCAGAAGAATCTAGCAAAAAGGAACTTCAGCGTTTGCG attaaaaattCAACAGCAAGCTATGCAGacagaggagctggaagaaaagaaatgtgaaaatgctAATCTGAAACAG cAAGTACATGATATGCAACTCCAGCTTGCCACACTTTCTCAATCAGAAAATGATTTGCTGGAGTCTAATCAGAAGCTGAAGGAAGTAATGGAGAGATCGAAACTAGAATGTCAACATGCAAGGGCTCAGGCAGAGAAAGCTCAACTGGAAacagagaa GACTTTAGAATACCAACGTATGGAATGGCTGCAGGAGAAGCATATGCTTACTCAGCACATGGCAGAGTATGAAGAGAAATACAAGCAAATGAAGAACAAGCTGTGTCGAGCTGCTGTTGCTCAGAAAAAG AGAAAGACTCTCAATGACAATAAACAAAGGAGGATGCGTGAAAAAATAGAACTTTTGGAAGCCAAGATGGAAgaactagaaaaagaaaatcaagtgtTAAATAG AATGTTTCTTCTGAAGAATATGCTCGCCTCCAGAAGAGACTAA
- the CEP83 gene encoding centrosomal protein of 83 kDa isoform X5 — translation MQVLTPQKLELLKAKIYEELESPMRERYQKLENEVEKYRTLYNKLRYEHTFLKSEFEHQKEEHAHILEEKKIKYEAEIARLDKDKEELHNQLLSIDPTRDSKRVEALSREKAQLCQKLKALEAEVEELRAERHNCGVQAENVQRVQARQLAEMQTMMRSLETEKKSAELQVDRIEKELRMSHEQNILLTSKLHKSEREVNSLAAKVEELKHSHKLEVTNIKLEAARTKSEIERERNKIQSEMDGLLSDKEILNAAVERHKVLLVEKDRELIRKVQAAREEVFDNIAALQNEKLELENRLADLEKMKLEQDSWRQSEKDQYEEKLRAVQMAEESSKKELQRLRLKIQQQAMQTEELEEKKCENANLKQQVHDMQLQLATLSQSENDLLESNQKLKEVMERSKLECQHARAQAEKAQLETEKTLEYQRMEWLQEKHMLTQHMAEYEEKYKQMKNKLCRAAVAQKKRKTLNDNKQRRMREKIELLEAKMEELEKENQVLNRQNVSSEEYARLQKRLKDLQRRHNEFRSIILNPNIPSLNPVSIMPSSALPPGPEASFSLLQEEQHQRELALLGKRLEELETRQRKQLEDLGPSRERVMGYRDLARNKITGEDEAQSEDSK, via the exons ATGCAG gTGCTAACTCCTCAAAAATTAGAActgttaaaagcaaaaatatacgAGGAATTGGAGTCTCCTATGAGGGAGCGTTATCAGAAGCTAGAAAAT GAAgtagaaaaatacagaacactATATAACAAACTTCGTTATGAACATACCTTTCTGAAATCAGAATTTGAACATCAAAAGGAAGAACATGCACATATtttagaagagaagaaaataaaatatgaggCTGAG ATTGCAAGACTGGATAAAGATAAGGAAGAACTCCATAATCAGCTGCTTAGCATTGATCCCACAAGGGACAGTAAACGTGTGGAGGCACTTTCTAGAGAAAAGGCACAACTGTGTCAGAAATTAAAAGCCTTAGAAGCAGAAGTAGAAGAACTAAGAGCAGAAAGACACAACTGTGGTGTGCAAGCAGAAAATGTTCAGAGAGTACAAGCACGACAGTTAGCTGAGATGCAGACCATGATGCGGTCTCTAGAG acagaaaagaagTCTGCGGAACTACAGGTTGATCGAATTGAGAAAGAACTGCGGATGAGTCATGAGCAAAACATTCTCTTAACTAGCAAACTTCACAAATCTGAACGAGAAGTCAATTCTTTAGCTGCTAAA GTAGAAGAACTTAAACATTCACATAAGTTGGAAGTAACAAATATCAAACTGGAGGCAGCAAGAACAAAGAGTGAGatagaaagagagagaaacaagatTCAAAGTGAAATGGATG GACTGCTGTCCGACAAGGAAATTCTTAATGCAGCTGTTGAACGTCATAAAGTGCTTTTGGTAGAAAAGGATCGGGAGCTAATTCGGAAAGTGCAAGCTGCCAGAGAGGAAGTTTTTGACAATATTGCAGCCTTACAGAATGAAAA GTTAGAACTCGAGAACAGATTAGCTGATCTAGAGAAGATGAAACTGGAACAAGATTCTTGGAGACAATCTGAAAAAGATCAGTATGAAGAGAAACTACGTGCTGTGCAGATGGCAGAAGAATCTAGCAAAAAGGAACTTCAGCGTTTGCG attaaaaattCAACAGCAAGCTATGCAGacagaggagctggaagaaaagaaatgtgaaaatgctAATCTGAAACAG cAAGTACATGATATGCAACTCCAGCTTGCCACACTTTCTCAATCAGAAAATGATTTGCTGGAGTCTAATCAGAAGCTGAAGGAAGTAATGGAGAGATCGAAACTAGAATGTCAACATGCAAGGGCTCAGGCAGAGAAAGCTCAACTGGAAacagagaa GACTTTAGAATACCAACGTATGGAATGGCTGCAGGAGAAGCATATGCTTACTCAGCACATGGCAGAGTATGAAGAGAAATACAAGCAAATGAAGAACAAGCTGTGTCGAGCTGCTGTTGCTCAGAAAAAG AGAAAGACTCTCAATGACAATAAACAAAGGAGGATGCGTGAAAAAATAGAACTTTTGGAAGCCAAGATGGAAgaactagaaaaagaaaatcaagtgtTAAATAG ACAGAATGTTTCTTCTGAAGAATATGCTCGCCTCCAGAAGAGACTAAAGGACTTGCAACGTCGGCACAATGAATTCCGGAGTATAATTCTGAATCCTAACATACCGTCACTCAATCCAGTCAGTATAATGCCATCGTCTGCCTTGCCTCCTGGGCCTGAAGCATCCTTCTCCCTTCTTCAG gaGGAGCAGCATCAAAGAGAGCTTGCCCTGCTTGGCAAGCGGTTGGAAGAACTAGAAACCagacaaagaaaacagctgGAAGATCTTGGACCATCTAGAGAGCGGGTAATGGGGTACAGGGACTTGGCAAGAAATAAGATCACTGGAGAAGATGAAGCACAAAGCGAGGACTCCAAATAA